CCTCGGTCATCGTCCAGCGCGGGCGGGCCGCGGTCACCTCCGGCGGGAGGGCAGCGGTGATCGCCGCCTCCCGGGCGTACCACTGCGAGGTCGGGTCGGCCAGCGGCGCCGCCTTGACGAACGCGCTGGTCCCGGCCTCGGTGTCGAGCACGGCCGCGAAGGCCCGGGTGAAACCGCCGCCGGCGCTGCGCGCGGCGGACACCGGGGAGCCGAGGCGCGCGGTGATCGCTTCCCGCACGGTCTCCGGCAGGACGGACCATTCCGGGCGTACGGCGGTGGCGCCGTACGGAACCTCGGGAAGTGTGATCGGCCGCATGTCTCTCATCCTGCCCGCCCCGTCACCGCCGAAAATGTCGGAGGGCACTGGCAGGATCCTCGGCATGCGAACCGACGATTTCTGGGCGGTCATCGACCGCGCGACCGCCGAGCGGCCGGCGTCCCCCGCCGAGGTGGCCGAGCGGGCCGTCGCCGAGCTGGCCACCCGCGATCCGGAGGAGATCGTCGCCTGGGCCCGTCATCTGGACCGGGTGATGGTCGCCTCCGGCACGGAGGACCTCTGGGCCGCCGCCTATCTGATCAACAGTGGCGCCGACGAGGCCGGCTTCGACGCCTTTCGCGGCTGGCTGATCGCGCACGGGCGCAAAGCTGTGGCCGCCGCGGTGCAGAAACCCGACGTGCTGGCCAACGTGGTGGTGATCAAGCAGGCGGCGGACACCGGCGCGGTCTTCGAGGCCGACGAGGTGCTCGGCATCGCGGCCCGGGCCTATGAGCAGGCCACCGGGGGCGAGCTGCCAGCGGGCGACGGGGCTCGGACCCGGCCCGAGGTCGGCGACCTGTGGGACTTCGACAACGAGGACGAGATGCGCCGCCGCCTGCCCAAGCTGTCCGCCCTGTTCCTGGAGCCCCCGGAGTAAGGGAGCGAGGTGGCCGCGCCGCGAGACGGTGGCGCTGGAGCGGG
This window of the Actinoplanes oblitus genome carries:
- a CDS encoding DUF4240 domain-containing protein is translated as MRTDDFWAVIDRATAERPASPAEVAERAVAELATRDPEEIVAWARHLDRVMVASGTEDLWAAAYLINSGADEAGFDAFRGWLIAHGRKAVAAAVQKPDVLANVVVIKQAADTGAVFEADEVLGIAARAYEQATGGELPAGDGARTRPEVGDLWDFDNEDEMRRRLPKLSALFLEPPE